Below is a genomic region from Zea mays cultivar B73 chromosome 9, Zm-B73-REFERENCE-NAM-5.0, whole genome shotgun sequence.
AATCCAGGGGCCATTAATGTTGCAACCAGATTTCATTAGCGCAGTTAATGCATGGATTGACTGGCCTAAACCCTGCCACTACCGCGCTTCTTCCACCACTGATCCGTCCATCTCCTCCATTCCCTTGGATCTTCAGCTCTGCAAAGGAATGTGTCAGCAGTTAATGCTGGCTGCTGTGCTGACTTCCGTTTTTTTTAGACTTGACGAGACGAGGGTGGCGAGGACACAGCCGCGCAGTCGTGCGTGCATGCACTCTCCTCGGCCCCTTGTCAACGGATTACCCGAGCCTCTCCGATCAACAGCTAGCCAAGATCTGATTGCTTGAGTAGTTCACTCCACGATTCCATCtctgcgtgtgtgtgtgtgtgtgtgttttttgtgtgtgtgtgccTATAAGATTTTGGTAGGATCTTTGATAATTAGGGAGGTGGAAAGAACCAAACCGTCTAATTTAAAGGGTAAATTGAGCGGGGTTTCTAAACTAGCCCTTAGGTAGTAGATAAAAGCAATGTTGATCTCGGTCATTTTCCAACTGTCATGGTCTTCAACATCTCTTTTACTTGTACAAGTTGCAGGGGTCTTCTCGACCAGCCAGGTCGTCCTTCTCACTAGCTTCATCGAAGAATCTGAGCGTGTTCTTTTGTTACACAAATTAAGGCATAGGATCCTCTTCATTATTGACCAATAGTATCATTTTACAAGATAACAGCGGGACATGGCTCGTAGTGGGGGCCGTTAGAATAATCCCGGTGGTTAATGACCTTGGCATATTTCCTAGTCTAATCCTGTCTCTGAATCTTCTCCGTTGATTGATCGCACCGTCATGACTGCATTGCCTGTCGATCCATCTGTTTCTCATCGAATACTTTATCTGAGTCGTTTACCGTCCTCCGCACCGCACGCGCGCACACGGAGCTGAGCACGTGCGGGCCATAGCGCCACTCGCTTCTGCAATGTACATGAAAAAAAAAATGAAGTGTCATAATCCACACGAAGCATGAACAATCGCCTCTCTCGCTGTTTTTTCTTCTTCATATAAACCCCCGTCTCGATGTAGATATATTAAGCCGGTTTTGCCAATTCTGTTTTCTATGTGTTTCCTATGTCGTCGAAACTGTGAGATGGAAATTGAAGCCTAATTCCACGGTATTCCTCCCATAACCGAATCAACTCACCTTCAAATCAAACTCCATTCCTCTGCATTGGACAAAATTCATACTTCCATAGCACGAAGCCACGAACCTGTGGATACTTTGATGAAGGCTAATGGTTTTGATGCTAACTGTTTTTTTTTCTTCTGGTAAGATATGGCATTTAACTTGATAGCAATTTCACCCTATATAATTCAGTACGTACATAGCTACGTGTCACAAAACAGTATGTCTGCACTATTCTCTAAAGTTAAAAAAAATGAGaagaacagaagaagaagaagaaaaaccaATCACTGTACTACCAAGGTGCTGCACGAACTAAGCTCAAATGCTCAATTTCATTATTGTTTAAAAAAACTGGAACTGTCCGACTGTTATAAAGCCGCGCCCAAAGCCGCGACATCAGACACCTCCGTTACCTCGACCAGCGTCGTCCTCAATCAACGCCATGCAACCGAGCGGCCGTGCGATGGCCGGCGGCGAGGGCGGGGGcggggcgcagcagcagaccgacGACTTCTTCGACCAGATGCTGTCCACGCTGCCTTCCGCGTgggctgacctgggcgcgggcgcggccgaggacctcgccgcgcAGAGCCACTTCGGCGACGACTCGTCGGCGCTGCTCGCGTCCCGCCTCCGGCAGCACCAGATCGGCGGCGGGGACGTCAAGTCCTCCGCCTCCCACCAGTCCCAGGTCATGCTGCAGCTCAGCGACCTGCACCGCCACGGCGGCCTGGGGGGCGAGGAGAGCGGGCTCTTCACGGACCGGTCCGCTCCGGCGCCGGAGGAGATGGAGGGCGGCTTCAAGTCGCCCAACTCCGCCGTAAGaatcgtcgttgtcgtcgtcgtcttGGCTCGGTTCTGGCTTCCTTCCTTTCTCCTCTTCACGTCGACGATCTCTCCCTTAACCTCTTGACTATTTCGCTGGCATGGATTTTCGCGCGCGTGCCCAGGGAGGTGACCACTCCTTGTTCAACGGGTTTGGGGTGCATGGCGCGGCCACCGTGCAGCCACCATTTGGCCAGGTAAGATCACCACTCGCGCGCCATTATGCCAAGAACAAGAACCCTTCTTAAATTCCATGTGTCTATGCCGTCGCCGGCGCCACAGAGTGGATCGATGTCGCCTGAGAGCCTGGGAGGAACGGcggcgagcggcggcggcgcacCCCCAGCTGGTGGGGCAGCTTCATCGGCCGGCGGCGGGGCGGCACCCCCGCGGCAgctgcggcagcggcagcgggcGAAGAGAGGGCAGGCCACTGACCCCCACAGCATAGCGGAACGTGTATGTATGCCACCTTTTCATTTTTCTTCTCTACAAGCTGAACTGTTCCCTCTTTTAACAAAAAACAACAACATTCTCTGAAAGCTGAACTGTCACAACTTCTCTGATTTTTTTCATTAAGCACACAATTAAGACACAACAATGTGACAAAACACATTGCAAGGCGCATGCAAATTTGTTTTTGTCCGAAGAGTTTTAGTATATGTCATAAATTTATATACAATTCGTTATCCAGCCATTGTTCTTGTTCATTAGCCAAATAGTAGAGATTTGTTTGGTCCTAGCACTTTTACGACACAGAGAATTTCTCAACTTTTTCTTGCAACCCATTTCGCATGCAGCTTCGGAGGGAGAGGATCGCGGAGCGGATGAAGTCGCTACAGGAACTGGTCCCGAACGCCAACAAGGTCGGCATCCCCCCTCTAGCTAGCTAGCTCCTTTCTCTTCTCTCTCGCTCGCGTCGTCAACAATCAACAGACAACACTGAAATGGCGACGTGGTGTGGGTCGGTCGTCGTTGTTTGTGGTTTTGCAGACGGACAAGGCGTCGATGCTGGACGAGATCATCGACTACGTCAGGTTCTTGCAGCTCCAAGTCAAGGTGATGCTATTTAGTTGGCAGTTCATGTCTTTGATTCAGTGCGATCGAGTGCCAGTGCAGTACGTGCTGACGTTAGTTGTGCTGTGCATTGCATTGCGCACAGGTTCTCAGCATGAGCCGGCTGGGCGGAGCCGCCGGCGGGATGGCGCCTCTGGTTGCGAGCATGGCTTCATCAGAGGTACGTATGTACGGCGGTAACCAACCAGAGCATTTGGCACTCGCTCGGCCACTCGCCACCACCAACATAACAAATGTCGTGGCAAGAGCATCGTCGTCATCCATGCATTGATCACGCGCACGTGCAGGGAAAGAGCAATggaagcggcggcggcggcaacacTAACGCTACCACCAAGAGCGGCAACGGCGGCGGGCTGCGGGTGGCGGAGCACCAGGTGGCGAAGATGATGGAGGAGGACATGGGCACGGCCATGCAGTACCTGCAGGGCAAGGGCCTGTGCCTGATGCCCATCTCCCTGGCGTCCGCCATCTCCTCGGCCACCTCATCCGCGTCGCTCCTCTCCCGCCcgccccccgccgccgccgccggcggcggcggcggccagatGCACGGTGCCAACGGCGGCGCTGCCGCCGCGGCGACGACCATATCATCGCCCGCGTCGGCTAACAGCTCCGGATGAGGGGGACTGGGGGGAGAGCATGAGCGACAGCTGTATCAAAAGCAAAAGGGTGTATCTAAAAAAAATTATTGAGTCCTTTTTGAGGCTTTGACCTTCACTTGGTGCACCGTACCATGATGCGCAGCGCAGTGACGACTGGCATCACCAGATCATTGACCATGTGGCTGCGGACATGGTATCTTAGTTCATCTTAAGACGAACGTACACACAGCGTTAATGATGGAACGATGTGCAGTGCACGCCAGTAGGCTGGTCAGGTCGTGCGTGGTGATGACCGGAGAAACCCAAACAAGGCGTGATCGAGGAATATATAAGGGCGTGCGGCGATCATGTTTATTGGTTATACACGACCCGCAGCTCATGCAAGCGAGGTGCACGCACGTTTGTCAAGTATAGATATAGATGGATATCCAGCTCACCAGCTGTTTTGTTTGGTTACACAGCTCGGTTGTCGGCTTCAGTCGCTggacggtcacctgcaacagaaCAGCAATCGCATCTCCGCGATCGTGTTGTGTGCTCTCTAGCGGCCGAAACCGTGTGGAGTTACTGAAGTACACGAAGAAAGAACTAGAAAATGCTCAAAATCTCGCCCGCCAGACTCACTCCCAGGAGCTGGCAGGCCTCGCCTTCTCAAGTTCTCAGAGCTCACCAGATTCAAGTCACGTGCGCCAACCTCGCTTTCCGCGGATGACCCGGCCCGGCTCGGCCCACTAGGCACCACAACAAGATCGGTTCACCGCTCGCGATTCACGATTCCTCCGCGTCCAACTTTTCCACGGCCGCTCGCACCATCGTCCGCCCATCTCGATTTGGCTCGGGCTCTCCTCCCCCCCAATCCCCAATTCCCCATTGTCTTCGTCCGTCCAGCACCAGCTTTCCTCCGCACCCCGATCCGGACAGCCTCGccggaaccctaaccctagcgcgCCATGGCGGGATACGCCCAGCCCGCATCCAGGGCCGTCGTGCTCCGCCTGGACGACCTGGCGCTGCCCCCGCGGCACCTCACcgtccccccccacctccccgtcTCCGACCTCCTCCGCTCCATCCCGCTCCCCTCGCCCTCCTGCTACTACCTCACCGCCGACGGGCGCCCGCTGCCGGCCTCCTCCCCGGTGGCGGCGCTCCCGCCGTCGGCCTCCGTCCAGCTCCGCCTCCGCGCGctccggggcggcggcggcgacggcggcgccaCGGGCGCCGAGTCCCGCGACTGCTACCTCTCCATGTACCTCGCCAAGAAGCCCGACAAGGCGGACCCCAACGAGGCGCGCCTCTCGCGCTTCACCTGCTGCGCGCTCTCCGGGGagcccctcgccgcgcccgccGTCGCCGACCGCCTCGGGAACCTCTACAACAAGGAGCCGCTCGTTGAGGCGCTGCTCCACAAGCGCCTGCCCAGGGCGCTGTCCCACATCCGGGGCCTGCGCGACATGGTCCCCATCCACCTGCACCCCAGGCCGGGCGCCGACGCCGCCGGGGACGAGGTCCGGTTCCAGTGCCCCGTCACCGGCCTCGAGTTCAACGGCAAGTACCAGTTCCTCGCGCTCCGTGGGTGCGGCCACGTGCTCAGCGTCAAGGCGCTCAAGGAGGTCAAGACGTCCGCGTGCTTGGTCTGCCACGAGGAGTTCGGCGAGGCCGACAAGATGCCCATCAACGGGACTGAGGAGGAGGTGGCCGAGCTCAGGAAGAGGATGGAGGAGGAGAGGGGGAAGGCGAAGGAGAGGAAGGACAAGAAGGTTCTCAGTGGGAATAAGCATGCTGCTACTGTCGTGGCGCCGGTGGTGGCGGCGGCCGGAGCTGAGAATGGGAAGAAGGGCGAGGCTGCTTCAGCAAAGCGCTTCAAGGCTGCGGACCATGCGCCAGCCCATGCCAATAAGGAAGTGTATGCGTCCATATTCACATCGTCCAGGAAGTCGGATTTCAAGGAGACATACTCGTGCCGCTCGCTTCCGCTGGGAAGAAATTGATCTCATGCCAAGAGCGATTGCATTGCATGGAGGTGGTGATCCTATTGTGCTGATTTGCCTCGCTCGTGTCACCAACTTCAATGTTGGTTCCTTTATCTGGTGGTGTTATTTATGTTTGATTGGTGACCCTGAGCGTATTTTGGCTGTTAGAGCAGCGTTAAATTCAACGTAGCAACGATGGGTGGAATCTGCGATAGTTTGGTCTTGTGTAGAGTTTGAATTAAAAGTTGTTACTTGGCTGATTGTTCCAAAAAATAATTGACAAACGCCATGGTCTTCATTGTTGTTGTTGCCACAGTACAGTTAATCCAAGTCCATGGAATTCAACGGTGAGGATGTATGGACAGTTGCGGTTTTGTGGATGTCAACATTGCCAGTTTTTCATTATTTTCCTATGTAGTATCtcagttctcgaatatttgttgcCAACTAGTTTATTTAGTTTGTTTTTAGCTAAATTGCGACAAATAAACCACTTTAATCTTGAAACCCTTTTGATGTGGACTAGTTAGGTGCTCGTGCATTATAACGACATACAAAATATTTGACAAAACGTTAGTGCTCTTATGCTTGTTTGTCTTTGTATACAATGGTATATTTGGAGAAGCATGAAAAAAAGTGAATGTGTGTGAGATAGGAACGGATGTAAGTGCACCTTACAAAAAGCATACAACGTGTACAACAACCATGATGCAAATAATAGCTAGCAAGTTTACACAAGAATAGAATATAATAGAACTGAACATTGACGATATAGATGTTCAAACGGGCGGCACGACCCTGGCACGGTTGAGTCCGGCATGGTTAAGTCTGATTACTTAAATGTATCGTGTTGTGCCACCCGACGGGCCTGAACCCCTACACGAGCACAACACGGGAATGGCCCGACCTTGTCGGGCCGAGCCGACAAGTACGACCCATTTACATGCTCGTGCCAGCATGAGCACGCCAACACAAAAAACATGAGCATCTTAAACTTTACTCAGATCACACAGTtcacatatcacaaattcacttAAATTAGCATAGATCACAAAATAACTAAAATTGTTACACAGATCACAATCACTTACAACAAATTCGACATAACACATATGACATATCACAATTCACCATTAGTACATAGATCACAAATAGCACACAAACCCTGCATAAAAGCATTAGAGCTGTTCGTGGCAATGGTTGCCTCGTCAAAAAACtttctaggtaaaaactcacacctcATGAGAAAACACTAGAAAGGAAAAAATAGTAAAACCTAGCTTTGATATAATTAGTTCAATGCCTTATAAAGATGTTCTTGTTTAGTTACAACACTAGATCACTAGAGCACGATAGGAAGAAGAAATACAAGATTACAAAGCCTAGGGCCTAGGCCCTAAGGGTCATCAAAATAAAGTCCTTCATATGCATCTTCAAGTTCTTGGTCCTGTGTGCAGTGCTGCCCTCTAGCTTCACCAAGTTTCCAATCTTTCATGCACAGTAACATCTCAACCATTTCTAGTGCTAGGCGTCGTCGTCGTTCCTCGATTATCCTGCCGTAGAGGCTAAATGCAGATTATGAGGAAtgtgacttgtagtccttccactTTTGTCGTTTGAGGATTTGTTGAAAGCTTTTGAGAATGAGGGTCATCTCCTCGTTATCAATCTTGAAAGGGTATGTTGGAAGCCCTTGGTTGGTGTTGTCTCCTCCTTTCTTTCTTCCATcgtcttgaatgcaacgggttgtggctcAGGAGTGGAGGATATGCCTTGAGCCATGTTCTCGGTGTGCCTAGAGTCTTTGACCATAAGCTCAAAGCTCATAAATTTTCCAAACACTTCCTTAAGATACATTTCTTTGTAGCTAGGATTtttatg
It encodes:
- the LOC103637976 gene encoding transcription factor LRL3, with product MQPSGRAMAGGEGGGGAQQQTDDFFDQMLSTLPSAWADLGAGAAEDLAAQSHFGDDSSALLASRLRQHQIGGGDVKSSASHQSQVMLQLSDLHRHGGLGGEESGLFTDRSAPAPEEMEGGFKSPNSAGGDHSLFNGFGVHGAATVQPPFGQSGSMSPESLGGTAASGGGAPPAGGAASSAGGGAAPPRQLRQRQRAKRGQATDPHSIAERLRRERIAERMKSLQELVPNANKTDKASMLDEIIDYVRFLQLQVKVLSMSRLGGAAGGMAPLVASMASSEGKSNGSGGGGNTNATTKSGNGGGLRVAEHQVAKMMEEDMGTAMQYLQGKGLCLMPISLASAISSATSSASLLSRPPPAAAAGGGGGQMHGANGGAAAAATTISSPASANSSG
- the LOC103637974 gene encoding replication termination factor 2, with the translated sequence MAGYAQPASRAVVLRLDDLALPPRHLTVPPHLPVSDLLRSIPLPSPSCYYLTADGRPLPASSPVAALPPSASVQLRLRALRGGGGDGGATGAESRDCYLSMYLAKKPDKADPNEARLSRFTCCALSGEPLAAPAVADRLGNLYNKEPLVEALLHKRLPRALSHIRGLRDMVPIHLHPRPGADAAGDEVRFQCPVTGLEFNGKYQFLALRGCGHVLSVKALKEVKTSACLVCHEEFGEADKMPINGTEEEVAELRKRMEEERGKAKERKDKKVLSGNKHAATVVAPVVAAAGAENGKKGEAASAKRFKAADHAPAHANKEVYASIFTSSRKSDFKETYSCRSLPLGRN